In one Sporomusa sphaeroides DSM 2875 genomic region, the following are encoded:
- a CDS encoding sigma-54-dependent transcriptional regulator, producing the protein MNILLVDDDTGSRTSVGKFLRRHGHEITECSNGEEALAAFLAGSFPMILTDIRMPAMSGIDLLKHIKDMPCGTYTDIVLFTGHGSMESAIEALRMGAFDYLLKPINIQELSIIIEKVAEHQGLLRENRRLTDHFDQEVQAATLETTKENSRLRMLAAKAEGIGEIGLFGTVMQNIYAQALMYHRDRSIPVLIQGETGTGKEMIAKLIHYAEFEEAAAPFVDINCAALTPSLFESELFGYEAGSFTGSLTKGQKGKLDLAAGGTLFLDEIGEMPLEMQAKLLRVLQEKEYYRVGGLKKIKSDVRIVCATNRNLSQAVAAGTFRRDLYYRLNVGQIFIPPLREQSNSIVPLAEMFLHRFAKQKGKCFRSVSSEAVQILLHHSWPGNIRELQNVVEWSVFMFDDTELRAKHLKITASNEPLRSGPQTNTLIPDAPVSLPSRPFKLDDYVDQIIVAALEMHNGNKSAAASYLGLSRRSLSYRLEKLMQDN; encoded by the coding sequence TTGAATATCCTGTTAGTAGACGACGATACCGGCAGCCGTACGTCGGTCGGCAAATTCCTGCGCCGGCATGGACATGAAATAACCGAGTGCAGCAATGGGGAGGAAGCGCTGGCTGCCTTTTTAGCCGGAAGCTTCCCTATGATTTTAACAGATATCAGAATGCCTGCCATGTCCGGCATCGATTTGCTTAAACATATTAAAGATATGCCCTGCGGCACCTATACCGACATTGTATTGTTTACCGGCCATGGTTCTATGGAGTCTGCCATTGAAGCCCTGCGCATGGGCGCCTTCGACTACCTGCTGAAGCCTATCAATATTCAGGAGCTATCCATTATTATCGAAAAGGTAGCCGAACATCAGGGCTTATTGCGCGAAAACCGGCGCCTCACCGACCACTTCGATCAGGAGGTGCAAGCCGCCACCCTGGAAACCACCAAAGAGAATTCCCGGTTGCGCATGCTGGCAGCCAAAGCTGAAGGAATTGGCGAAATTGGCCTCTTTGGTACCGTTATGCAGAATATCTACGCCCAGGCCCTCATGTATCACCGCGACCGGTCTATCCCGGTTTTAATCCAGGGCGAGACAGGTACAGGCAAAGAAATGATTGCCAAACTCATCCACTATGCTGAGTTCGAGGAGGCTGCCGCCCCCTTTGTGGACATTAATTGCGCGGCTTTGACCCCAAGTTTGTTTGAGAGTGAACTATTTGGTTATGAGGCAGGTTCTTTTACCGGCAGCCTTACCAAGGGCCAGAAGGGCAAGCTGGATTTAGCGGCAGGCGGTACGTTATTTCTGGATGAAATTGGTGAAATGCCGCTGGAAATGCAGGCCAAACTCCTGCGGGTACTGCAGGAAAAAGAGTACTACCGCGTGGGCGGCTTGAAAAAAATCAAATCCGATGTGCGCATCGTATGCGCTACTAACCGCAACCTGTCCCAGGCTGTCGCAGCAGGCACCTTTCGCCGCGACCTGTACTACCGCCTGAATGTAGGGCAAATCTTTATCCCCCCTCTCAGAGAACAAAGCAATAGCATTGTGCCGCTTGCCGAAATGTTTCTCCATCGTTTTGCCAAGCAAAAGGGTAAGTGCTTCCGCTCTGTGAGCAGCGAAGCCGTCCAGATTTTGCTTCACCATTCCTGGCCGGGAAATATCCGTGAACTGCAGAATGTCGTCGAATGGTCGGTCTTTATGTTTGATGATACAGAACTCAGGGCCAAACATCTAAAGATAACAGCCAGCAACGAACCGCTTCGTTCCGGCCCCCAGACCAATACCCTTATACCGGATGCCCCGGTCTCCCTCCCATCCAGGCCGTTTAAACTGGATGATTATGTGGACCAGATCATTGTCGCGGCTCTCGAAATGCACAATGGCAACAAATCGGCTGCCGCCTCCTATCTGGGTCTGTCCCGCCGGTCGCTCTCCTACCGGCTGGAAAAATTAATGCAAGATAATTAA